DNA sequence from the Malus domestica chromosome 11, GDT2T_hap1 genome:
GGTGGCTCCGCCCCTGTCTTAGGCTGCATTTAGAAGAATCTAGAAAGAAAAGGAGTTGATTTTTTTCATCAACCCAAGTCCCCCaccaccaaaaacaaaacatctaCAAAGAAAGAAAGCCATAAACCGTTTgcattttgtaatttatgatcACGAAAAGGAAAAAGATTGAAGATATTGGCTGTGTGGTGTTAAGAGTGTTACGTATTTGGACACAATTGCTGCACTATTCGTTATATAGATCAGAAGGAATGAGATATTATATAAAAGAGAATATGcaaatatattcttatatttttCATAAGATATTATTTGTAACGCAATTGGTTAAGAAGATTCGACTTTGTATTCGAAGTTCGGTGTTTGATTTTCTCTTCTATTGAATATCTAAAATCTTTGTAcggaaaaaaaagttgaaaaaatgATTTCTTTAATTCCATTACTCTATAGTTTAGAGCTTGTGTTTTAGTTTTAGGTGGATATTAAAGCTTGATCGTACAATAGTAACATCAGTAACAAATAAGTTGGGTGATGCATTCATTGGAAGATAAATTCTAACAGGTTGAGATAGGCCTAACAATTTATTGCACAACTTGTTAATCAGCAGATGCAACATGAAAGTAACATGTTTAGGGTCAACCTGTTAACGAGTCGGTCGTTATCAGGTTAATCGTTAAGAATCCATTGATGAGTCGGGTCGTTATCGGATCATGTGATAGGATATCATTTGGTAGATCTAAATATTAGACATGCAAATTTTTTGCATAATCCGTTAATTTGACATGGAACGACAGGACATAACCCCTTTAAATAATAGATACATAAAAGTAACACAAACACAATAAACACGACCTGTTTTTCAAGCTCAGGTGAGAGCAGCCGGTCGTTTTATATGATATGTCCCACAAAGTTGGTGACCCTTCGGCCTCCCAATTGATCACAATTGTAGCGGGTAGTTTTCCACAACTTGCCCAATCGGATAATGACGTTTGATTCTTGACCTAGCCAACCGCCCATAAAGGGCAAAGATCCAGAGCACTACTATTTGACTAAGCCAGCCCTCCCATAAGATTCTTATGTCCAGACGTTCGCATAGGGTATCCTACTTTATTCGAGTGAGATTAGTTTCAGGTGGCTGTGACCAAATTTAAGTGATTCGCTATTTTTATGTGCAAAATAGGAAAGAAAGTACATGTTTCAGAATCCTTGCtaatacaaatattttttttaaagaaaatcgTAAAATATGGACTGAAACCAATTAGAGGATCTGAATGACCACCACATAGTGGTGAGGGGACGAATTCCAGACCGTATTCTGCACGGCACATCCTAGGTTCTATTCCTGATGCTGGTGAATTACATAACGGTGGCTAAAAGGCTGAAATGTTTCTATAAGTTTTTTCGATTTCTAAAAGGTAAACTGACACGATGAAGTCTCCAACTACTCtcctttaaaagaaaaaaatagaggaTCCGAATCCTTCCCGAGATAAacacataaaaagaaaaacagaaaagggcAAAATTGTAAAATAGGGATCCGAAACAGAAATCAATTTCATCAGTCCAACAAAATTGGGAAAATATACCCAACCCAGTGAAAAATGTAATTGTTCTACATCCGGCCCGAGCAAAATTCTAAAGCCCGGTTGGAGTGGGCAGTTTTCCTAGTTAGGCATGGTCTAGAGGAGTGCACTCTCATTTTTGGGCCCACTGGATTCGGACCGGCCATATcggttgtttttatttttttattttttaatccaaaacATGTTACTCATAAAAATTGAACTCAAGTAAGGGCTTTTAGCTCAAATAGTTAAGAGCATTTATCTTTGTCTTCAAGGTCTTAAATTTAAATCTTCTACCCCACTATCGCTtgtataaaaaagtaaaaaccagCCACTTAGTGCTATGatatagtgatattcctcttcaagtatagtgatattcatctttacttgtaagtgagaggtcttaagtttgattctcgacaaagatgaatttgaaccacattattgctagcccaccCTCTCCccctagtgtagataatatcgtttgttatatatataaaaaaaaaagtaaaaatctaACTCGAAACTTCTCACAAAGTATGGTCTAAACATTAGGTATGAGAAACAAGTTGTGTTTATAGTGTTTGTGTCGTTTTCCTGTCAAGTCTTGTCATGTCAAACTTGTTATCTTAATGGCTTCTTAACATGTGAACTGATTTGTTAACTAGTCATGTTATTACGTGTCGGATACGAGCTATAACGGGTCATGCAAGAATTCTCATGACTAATATTTAGATTTGGCAAACAATACTTATCAGGTTCTTAACGGGTGATCCGATAATGACCCGACTCGTTAACAGGTTGAcccaaaataaattatttttgcaTCTTTTTATATTAGATTAACGAGTCGTGCAAAAAATTATCAGACCTACTTAACATCACTAGACGAAAGCTCAATTTGATGGCACTAAATATGCCAAAAACAAAGATAAGATTGAATTTATTCCCATCCTCTTCCCACTCATTTCTTTCCACCTTTCATATTGTGAGTTTGAAATGAGCATATCAGCCATAGGTGGGTTGTCTCTTAGCACACTGAGTAGCAAAGCATCTTAAGTTTGATGGCTTCCCATGAACATTTGTTCATTTTTCGAATGGAAACATTTGGAATCTAAGTTTGTTAGAAAGTGTATTCGGATTTGAAAGGGGCATATCTTTCAAATTCTTAGCACAATAAAAATTGGAGTTTTATATGATATCACTTCAATTTCTTTAAGAGATACTTGCTTTTTTATATATATCGTTTCAAGTTTGCGTATATATCAAACTATAATTTGCGTATAAGAGAAGAAAATTATTCACACGTAAGCAACTATGATTAGTTTGGGGttactgtgctgtgagaataaatagATGTGGAAAAAACAAGTAAGTGTTTCGTAAACTATAGtgttaaaagtgcttttagctttaatatatacatatatatataaatatatgtatatatatagggttatGATTGTTAATatgaaagtttcattaattAGCATTGTTCACCAACCTCCAATGAAAAAAAATCGTTTTTTGAAAAGCATGTGTCGCTTCTGCTTTCTGTTGTTTTGGACACAcagttttgaaaagaaaaaaaaagttacttttAAAAAACTTTAAGCAATGCCAACCAGTCCTAAATAATATCATGTTTCATCAATCAATTTTGGCATGAGACACACGGACAATGAGCACACATTCCTCTAGAATATGGCATTGGATTCAAGCATTTCCTCATCatgtcttaaaaaaaaaacatagtggcCACATCAGCATGTAGTTTGTTCTTCTATAAAAACCAAGGCAAGGCCATAAGCAAGTCTAATATCTTACCCTCTTGGCCAACACAAACAAAGAGACTACTATCAAAGTATCAAGAATGAAGCCCCAAAACATCTGTGGGGAGAGTTCTCTGTATGACGAATCGACGAGGGGTTTCCGAGAGACGCTCTGTCAGGCTTATCAGGCCGCCATGGTGGTTATGGCTAGGCATGGACGTCAGAATGATGGTAGGGGTCTCTTAGTTTCCAAACCAATTGGGAGAAGAATAAGATGGAACAACTATGCAGAAGACCCCATTAGAACTCTCATATTCTTGGGGTCTTGGAGCCACACCTAGGCTTTGAATACTTTGAATACTTGTTAGAAACTATGTCAAATATGATAGATTGTTGGTGATTTACGTGTAATTAAATAATTACcatatgaatgtatattatcCAATATATCAAATATATGGTCATACGTGATATCATAATCGATACTGTTTTGTTTCTTATATGtaagaaattttttgtttttgtcaaacaaaaaaaaaaagtttatataCACAAAGAATTGGgttcaaaaaatcaaaaaccgAAAAAAGGGAACTGaagttaaaaaaattgaatcaagaaaaaacataatcgaAGTTGAAAAACCGAAACAAACCGAAATCTATTGGTTCAGTTCGGTTTCAATGGTTCATAAAACAAACCGAAACGCAATCCTAAAACTACGTCGATTTGTGATTTTAAAACTTAACCAAAcacccccccccaaaaaaaagaaaaacttgcGTACGGCGTCGTTTACCTCAATTTGGTAGCTGGCGACCCGAATTTGGTATCGAGATTCCCCGTCTTCTGCTTCTACCGCTCTCGCTAAGCTTGCGGTGAGTATTTCTGGTTCTCCTTTTTTTGTTGAGATTTctggaatatttttttttatgtttggtatTGATTCTGTGAAGTACTATCCCCATCATTGTTATCTTGTTCTTAGTGTtcaaagtttcagatttttTGTGTGAAAGGTTTAGAGGATTTTACAGCTTCTTGGTGTTTAAAAGATTCAGTTTCATATTGGGCAAACTTGCAGGAACTGTAAAGTTCGATGCTTTGGTCTCAGAAAATGTAATTCCAGTTTAGGGTTTTTATGGGTACAGAAAATAAATGGTTGGTTTTACTGGATTACAGTAACCCGCTGCGGTTCGAGCTCCGAATCAGCCCGACCCGTCTTTCATATCTTAAGGATTGAGTGAGTGGAGTGGTTGATCAATGGCATCGCAATCCGATCACAAGGCTGCGATAATCGATGGGAAAGCCATAGCTCAGACCATCCGAAATGAGATTGCCGAGGAAGTTCGCCATCTGTGGCAGAAATACGGCAAGGTTTGCTTTTTGCACCTGGATTTTTTATGTTGTTTGGTGGATGAATTGTTACATTGTAATGGAAATTGTTTGGTGGATGAATTTTGACATTGTAATTGGGAAATTGTTTAGGTCCCGGGACTGGCGGTAGTGATAGTAGGGACCAGGAAGGACTCCCAAAGCTATGTGAGCATGAAGCGGAAGGCGTGTGCTGAAGTTGGGATTAAATCCGTGGATATAGACCTCCCCGAGAATGTGTCCCAGGATGACCTCGTTGCCAAAGTTCACGAATTGAATGCTACTTCCGATGTACATGGTTAGTTGATTGAATGATGATTGCTCAATTTTTGCTTTTGAGTTGACAAATTTTTCGGAAAATATTTGATTTAGGCCTAATGGAATCTGAAAGTAGGTTTAATTTTGTTGACAGGTATACTAGTTCAGCTCCCATTGCCAAACCATATTAATGAGGAGAAAGTGTTGAGCGAAATCAGCATCGAGAAGGATGTCGATGGCTTTCATCCTCTCAACATCGGCAAGCTTGCAATGAAAGGCAGAGAACCTTTGTTCCTTCCTTGCACTCCCAAGGCAAGACACTCGAGTTATGTATTCAAACACAGATAGACGCTGACACACACACAGTATGTTTGGTTTGTTCGAGGATTCTCTCAAACAAGGAATCCTTATTGTCCAAGCAATATTCACATAAAATGGTGAAAGCCATTCATGTACAGGTTGTAGCTTTGTTTtataatggtttttttttctgcagGGCTGTCTTGAACTTCTGTCGCGAAGTGGGATAAGCATAAAGGGAAAGAAGGCAGTGGTTGTTGGCAGAAGTAACATTGTTGGATTACCAGTTTCATTGCTGCTTTTGAAAGCAGATGCTACTGTTACCGTAGTCCATTCCCGCACACCTGATCCAGAGAGTTTCATTCGTGAAGCGGACATTATTATTGCTGCAGCAGGACAGGCAATGATGGTAGGCACTTCATAGATTATAGATCCGTGGTATGCAGTAACATCGTCTTATGACATGCAGGTGTTATCTTATTTCATATTTCTTGGCTTTCCACGAAAAATCTAGTACATAGTTTTGTTCTAGTTAGAAGAATACGACTAGTTGTTTGGTTCCATTCATCCCAAGTGAAGGAAAAAGGACACTCCATCGTCTTTCACTTTGCAGTTGTAAGACAATTCATTAGATGTTTATAAGCTTTCACTAGGCTCCCTCGTTGCTTCAATGGAATAACCAACATCTGCCAGTGCAGCTGCATTGTGTCAATTTTGTACTTTCCTTGCCTTCGTTGGCCCTAGTGTCGATTGTTGTTTATGTGTTGACTCAATGAAATATATTCCTTACTGAATTTCAGATCAAGGGTAGTTGGATAAAACCGGGTGCTGCTGTCATTGATGTTGGCACAAATGCTATAGACGACCCGAGCAGAAAGTCAGGCTATAGATTGGTTGGAGATGTGGATTTCCAGGAAGCATGTAAGGTAGCCGGATGGGTAACTCCTGTTCCTGGTGGCGTCGGACCAATGACGGTTGCAATGCTACTCAAGAACACTTTGGATGGTGCTAAGCATGCTATTGCTCAATAAAGCCACCCCTTGTTCCTTGATCCCTTCATAATAAGCTGAACACATTTTGGCAATAAAGTTTGATTTTTATGGatgtaatttataaattttactttttatttttaagtcttTGGGAATTTCGATCCCAGTTTTAACTGATCTTGAGCCGTTTCATGCTATGCTTGTATGAAGAGTTAGTGATTTTGTTCAGACACAAACTGACACATTTTCTAATACAAGTAGGGCGGGGAATGCGTACAATGGTAGGAATTACCAGTATTAGagtgttaattttgtgtgtttaaataattttattgatGGAGTCATCATTTTAGGAGCCACTTTAGCTCTTGCTCAAAAAGATATTAAGAAAAGCTTAGCTTATTCTACAATGTCTCGATTGGGTTATATGACGTTAGCTCGAGGGATGAGGTCTTATCTAATAACTTGTGGGTG
Encoded proteins:
- the LOC103413397 gene encoding bifunctional protein FolD 2-like; translated protein: MASQSDHKAAIIDGKAIAQTIRNEIAEEVRHLWQKYGKVPGLAVVIVGTRKDSQSYVSMKRKACAEVGIKSVDIDLPENVSQDDLVAKVHELNATSDVHGILVQLPLPNHINEEKVLSEISIEKDVDGFHPLNIGKLAMKGREPLFLPCTPKGCLELLSRSGISIKGKKAVVVGRSNIVGLPVSLLLLKADATVTVVHSRTPDPESFIREADIIIAAAGQAMMIKGSWIKPGAAVIDVGTNAIDDPSRKSGYRLVGDVDFQEACKVAGWVTPVPGGVGPMTVAMLLKNTLDGAKHAIAQ